The proteins below come from a single Geobacillus thermoleovorans genomic window:
- a CDS encoding glycosyltransferase — MKKLRVAVLSDHPSNKDPRIWRMTKTLVELGYEATLFCQKEKGDREYDYEDNIHIRRVLDYKLGTSVLIDKYLIAHFQLRDALLKEERFDIFHCHDPETWPIGYLMAREQKAKWIADSHEYFPDYIEKRNYGDDINKYNTAVQLGKNRGNYIRFADGVIAVSEEMLHVLSNEYSLTCPRTVIFNTRYSSHIMTKSKQKTRQELGLSEEFKYFVFAGNIMPDRGIDTIIEMIKMMPDHFRLIIIGDGLLDDYVKEEHKQSHKIIYLGRLEYIDLIKYVYACDGYLYFPHHYGENVLRNYKYAIPNKLFDAIFSDIPFFTYDGFAFSEIVKKFRVGVTYPIGKDIASITDDIVNKLNNNAFAKESFEQAKIYYSWENQKYKLDSLYKDIFREELK; from the coding sequence ATGAAAAAGTTGAGAGTGGCAGTCTTGTCAGACCATCCAAGCAATAAAGATCCTAGAATATGGAGAATGACAAAAACCTTGGTGGAATTAGGATATGAAGCGACGCTCTTTTGTCAAAAAGAAAAAGGCGATCGAGAGTATGATTATGAAGACAATATTCATATTAGGAGAGTATTAGATTATAAGTTAGGCACCTCAGTGTTAATTGATAAATATTTAATAGCACATTTTCAATTAAGAGACGCTTTGCTGAAGGAGGAACGCTTTGATATTTTCCATTGCCATGACCCAGAGACGTGGCCAATTGGATATTTAATGGCTAGGGAACAAAAGGCAAAGTGGATAGCAGATTCACACGAGTATTTTCCAGACTATATTGAAAAGCGAAATTATGGGGATGATATAAATAAATATAATACTGCTGTTCAATTAGGAAAAAATCGCGGGAATTATATAAGGTTTGCAGACGGGGTTATAGCTGTTAGTGAAGAAATGTTACATGTTCTTTCCAATGAGTATTCTCTCACCTGCCCTAGGACGGTGATTTTTAATACTCGTTATTCCTCACATATAATGACCAAATCCAAACAAAAAACACGCCAAGAGCTTGGTCTCAGTGAAGAGTTTAAATATTTTGTGTTTGCCGGAAACATTATGCCAGATCGAGGCATTGATACGATTATTGAAATGATTAAGATGATGCCAGACCACTTTCGCCTTATTATTATTGGTGATGGTTTATTGGATGATTATGTAAAAGAAGAACATAAACAATCTCATAAGATTATATATTTAGGTAGATTAGAATACATAGATTTAATTAAATATGTTTATGCTTGTGATGGTTACTTGTATTTTCCGCATCACTATGGAGAAAATGTATTGAGAAATTACAAATACGCTATTCCGAATAAATTATTCGATGCTATCTTTTCTGATATTCCTTTTTTTACATATGATGGGTTTGCTTTCTCTGAGATTGTCAAAAAATTTCGTGTAGGGGTTACTTATCCAATTGGGAAGGACATAGCGTCTATTACTGATGATATTGTTAATAAGTTAAATAACAATGCTTTTGCGAAAGAATCTTTCGAACAGGCCAAAATATACTATTCATGGGAAAATCAGAAATATAAGTTGGATAGTTTATACAAGGATATTTTTAGAGAGGAACTTAAATAA
- a CDS encoding glycosyltransferase, translating into MGKVSMVCFDILFKISLQVLFLEREFKDGEDLLLYSFTPYPHARIQSFLDDNATLQKIAENGRKKVMEKHTWLARAEKIIETVMYHKHL; encoded by the coding sequence ATGGGCAAAGTCAGTATGGTGTGCTTCGATATTTTATTCAAGATCTCGCTGCAAGTTTTATTTTTGGAACGTGAATTTAAGGACGGAGAAGATCTTCTTTTGTACTCTTTTACTCCATATCCTCATGCTAGGATACAGTCATTTTTAGATGATAACGCAACGTTGCAGAAGATTGCTGAGAATGGAAGAAAGAAAGTCATGGAAAAGCATACTTGGCTGGCAAGAGCGGAAAAAATCATTGAAACGGTTATGTATCACAAGCATTTATGA
- a CDS encoding glycosyltransferase family protein: protein MSLKMFYGLISICGLNTTFAKAFREKGYDTKSVSFLKHYFEKADIDFDINKFTKHEKIAIRQKIFEEHKDHYDIFHFFFAHTFLYDQKDLTYLSSKGKKLFMHHNGTDVRRPSVLEKFNPYARLMYKDFLVNEDEVVKYIKNCAEWIPVSIVQDLELAEYVQPFYDYVEILPLPIDLGLDKYSIENYDYEPITSTRKRRLKIMHAPTNRTFKGTDYIVDTIKKVCLKRNDIEFILIENQNHNDFLKELAKGDIIIDHLLYGTYGMLSIEAMALKKPVITYINDFVKKGYPHDLPIISATIDNLEEVIDQLVDDKEKMIYAGEQGRKYVEEYHDLEKVVLPRLIDIYRKYC, encoded by the coding sequence GTGAGCCTGAAAATGTTTTATGGACTAATATCTATTTGCGGATTAAATACCACCTTTGCAAAAGCTTTTAGAGAAAAGGGATACGATACTAAGTCTGTCTCATTTTTAAAACATTACTTTGAAAAAGCTGATATTGACTTTGATATTAATAAATTTACTAAACATGAAAAAATAGCAATTCGTCAAAAAATATTCGAAGAACATAAAGATCACTACGATATTTTTCATTTCTTTTTTGCCCACACATTTTTATATGACCAGAAAGATTTGACTTATTTGTCTTCTAAAGGAAAAAAATTATTTATGCACCACAATGGAACTGATGTAAGGCGACCTAGTGTATTGGAGAAATTTAATCCGTATGCGAGATTGATGTATAAAGATTTTTTGGTGAATGAGGATGAGGTAGTTAAATACATAAAAAATTGCGCTGAATGGATTCCTGTATCAATTGTACAAGATTTAGAACTGGCCGAATATGTGCAACCCTTCTATGATTACGTAGAAATACTACCTTTACCAATAGATTTGGGATTGGATAAATATAGTATTGAAAATTATGATTATGAACCAATTACTTCAACGCGAAAGAGAAGATTGAAAATTATGCATGCTCCGACAAATCGAACATTTAAAGGAACAGACTATATTGTTGATACTATAAAGAAAGTATGTTTGAAGAGAAACGATATCGAATTTATTTTAATCGAGAATCAAAATCATAATGATTTTCTCAAAGAGCTAGCCAAAGGAGATATTATTATTGATCATCTATTATACGGGACTTACGGAATGTTATCGATTGAAGCAATGGCGCTAAAAAAGCCAGTCATTACTTATATCAACGATTTTGTTAAAAAAGGTTATCCTCATGATCTACCTATTATATCCGCGACGATAGATAATCTTGAAGAGGTTATTGACCAATTAGTAGATGATAAAGAAAAAATGATTTATGCAGGCGAACAAGGAAGAAAATATGTAGAGGAGTACCACGACTTAGAGAAGGTTGTTTTGCCAAGGCTCATAGATATATATAGAAAATATTGTTAG
- a CDS encoding HAD family hydrolase, translating into MSYKGYIFDLDDTLYCEHDYVRSGFWTVANELAKQRPDIGIDGIHQMLIDEWRRNGRGRVFDDVCKQLGIDADIARLVHLYRSHRPDISLYDDAKEVLAHLRQTGKKLGIITDGDSTMQWSKIKALELEHVVDAIIVTGDLGREHWKPSETPYRKMVEDLGLDFRDCVYIGDNPNKDFIAAKRLGMGTVRIIRDVGDHMRTMLGDEYEADMTIHSLTELIDRRL; encoded by the coding sequence ATGAGCTACAAAGGATACATCTTCGACCTCGACGACACGCTGTATTGTGAACACGATTACGTCAGATCGGGATTTTGGACGGTGGCGAATGAGCTGGCGAAGCAGCGTCCAGACATAGGGATAGACGGCATTCATCAAATGCTGATCGATGAATGGCGGCGAAATGGGCGCGGGCGGGTGTTTGATGACGTATGCAAGCAGCTAGGTATTGACGCCGATATTGCCCGCCTCGTCCATCTTTATCGCAGTCATCGGCCCGATATTTCGCTATATGATGATGCGAAGGAAGTCCTGGCTCATTTGAGACAGACAGGAAAAAAGCTCGGCATCATCACGGATGGGGATTCGACGATGCAATGGTCGAAAATCAAAGCGCTTGAACTCGAGCATGTCGTAGATGCCATCATCGTCACCGGCGATTTGGGAAGGGAACATTGGAAGCCGAGCGAGACGCCGTATCGAAAGATGGTGGAGGATTTGGGATTGGATTTTCGCGATTGCGTATACATCGGCGATAACCCAAATAAAGACTTTATTGCCGCGAAAAGGCTTGGGATGGGCACGGTGCGGATCATTCGAGATGTCGGCGATCATATGCGAACGATGTTGGGGGACGAATACGAAGCGGACATGACGATTCATTCGTTGACCGAATTGATTGACAGGCGTTTGTAG
- a CDS encoding GDP-mannose 4,6-dehydratase, giving the protein MRILLTGGAGFIGRAVAKRLLDDGHDVWILDDLSNGREENISEFRHHPNLKQFIVGDIKDERLLAQLFREHTYDLCYHLAASINVQDSIDDPRTTFYNDTIGTFYLLEQCRKHRTKLVFMSTCMVYDRCYHETGIAETHPTKPASPYAGAKIAAENMVLSYFYAYQLPVVVVRPFNTYGPYQKTNGEGGVVAIFIRKKLTGEPLQIYGDGTQTRDLLYVDDCAQFVVQAGYSDKVNGEILNAGLGRDISINDLAKLIVGDEKQIEHVPHIHPQSEIQKLLCNYEKAKRLLGWEPKVSLEEGIQKTEEWIKTSRLM; this is encoded by the coding sequence ATGAGAATACTATTAACAGGCGGTGCAGGGTTTATTGGACGCGCCGTGGCGAAACGGCTGCTTGACGATGGGCATGATGTCTGGATTCTTGACGACCTTTCGAATGGGCGGGAAGAAAATATTTCCGAGTTTCGCCATCATCCGAATTTGAAGCAGTTCATCGTCGGGGATATCAAAGACGAACGTTTGCTTGCACAGCTTTTTCGTGAACATACATATGATCTTTGTTACCATTTAGCGGCGTCGATTAATGTGCAAGATTCCATTGATGATCCAAGAACAACGTTTTACAACGATACGATTGGAACGTTTTATCTCCTTGAACAATGTCGGAAGCATCGAACCAAATTGGTTTTTATGAGCACATGCATGGTGTATGACCGTTGCTATCATGAAACAGGGATTGCCGAAACTCACCCGACAAAGCCGGCTTCGCCGTATGCTGGGGCGAAAATTGCGGCGGAAAATATGGTGCTGTCGTATTTTTATGCCTATCAACTGCCTGTAGTAGTTGTCCGGCCGTTTAACACCTACGGACCTTACCAAAAAACAAACGGTGAAGGTGGGGTTGTGGCCATCTTTATCCGGAAAAAACTGACGGGTGAACCATTGCAAATTTATGGCGATGGTACACAAACACGTGATTTATTGTATGTGGATGATTGTGCGCAGTTCGTTGTTCAGGCGGGTTACTCCGATAAGGTGAATGGGGAAATCTTAAACGCTGGATTAGGCAGAGACATTTCGATTAATGATCTAGCTAAGCTCATTGTGGGCGATGAAAAGCAGATTGAGCATGTTCCCCATATTCATCCACAGAGTGAGATTCAGAAGTTGTTATGCAATTATGAGAAAGCCAAACGGCTGTTAGGCTGGGAACCGAAAGTGTCTCTTGAAGAAGGGATTCAAAAGACGGAAGAATGGATCAAAACGAGCCGCCTGATGTAG
- a CDS encoding glycosyltransferase — MTTICAVVPSFNSELHIEQTVASLLNQTKPLHKIVIVDDGSQDGTLEVINGMMRENKNIELIQLKQNSGPSYARNIGVEHADSDWILFMDSDDIAHPLLIEELQAHLERLNRTCDQPEYFLAHPNYRHIDEHGNVIDELNYGRPYRKEEALGFLLLRNTIATSGILVNRELFRKVGGFNTEYRYAEDWDLWLRMSEHSGIAHINKHLVDIRRHSHNLSASMSTMHEYEKKVLLSYSLEKIKEAIFRRTQLSPTQNMCDYVSILFRLDKWEEGYTIIQELKDDDRNDEQVLFLEGIYFLKTESAIEAEKRFAEILNVNQCDGASLNNLGAVKLIRGKVEEGRNLLLRALELYPNYLDASYNLQTNPPYTWKSLKFTWRKLRSKLISYNQQ, encoded by the coding sequence ATGACCACTATCTGCGCAGTTGTTCCGTCCTTTAACTCAGAGTTACATATTGAACAGACCGTTGCCAGCCTTTTAAATCAGACAAAACCACTCCATAAAATCGTTATTGTAGATGATGGCAGTCAAGATGGCACGTTAGAAGTCATTAATGGAATGATGCGGGAAAACAAAAATATAGAGTTGATTCAATTAAAACAAAATTCAGGCCCTTCGTACGCACGAAATATTGGGGTTGAGCATGCAGACAGTGATTGGATCCTATTTATGGATTCTGATGATATAGCTCATCCGCTATTAATTGAAGAGCTTCAAGCACATTTGGAGCGTTTGAATCGAACATGTGATCAGCCAGAGTATTTTCTTGCTCATCCCAACTATCGTCATATTGATGAACATGGGAATGTGATAGATGAGTTAAACTACGGTCGTCCATATAGAAAAGAGGAAGCTTTGGGATTTCTGCTATTAAGGAATACAATCGCGACAAGTGGTATTTTAGTGAATCGGGAGTTGTTTCGAAAAGTAGGTGGATTCAATACTGAATATCGTTATGCAGAAGATTGGGATTTATGGTTGCGAATGAGTGAACATAGCGGAATCGCCCATATCAATAAACATTTAGTTGATATTCGAAGACATTCTCATAATTTATCTGCGAGTATGTCTACCATGCATGAGTATGAAAAAAAAGTGCTACTGTCTTATTCATTAGAGAAGATAAAAGAAGCGATCTTTAGAAGGACGCAACTTTCTCCCACGCAGAATATGTGTGATTATGTTTCCATTCTTTTTCGTTTAGACAAATGGGAGGAAGGCTATACAATTATACAAGAGTTAAAAGATGATGACCGTAATGATGAGCAGGTCTTATTCTTAGAGGGGATTTATTTTCTGAAGACCGAGAGCGCTATAGAGGCTGAGAAAAGATTTGCAGAGATACTTAACGTTAACCAGTGTGATGGGGCATCTTTAAATAATTTAGGAGCTGTGAAGTTAATCAGAGGAAAAGTAGAGGAAGGTAGGAACTTGCTGCTAAGAGCTTTAGAACTTTACCCTAATTATTTAGATGCTAGTTATAATCTTCAGACGAATCCGCCTTATACTTGGAAATCGCTGAAGTTTACATGGAGAAAATTACGTTCTAAATTAATCTCTTATAATCAGCAATAA
- a CDS encoding FkbM family methyltransferase, with product MQKKILNLFTCLMDDKDQILIWGAGEHTVALLGFLREKNISLHSIRGIVSSYKEYDQIMGIPVYSLQEALDWIDHIKYIVVSSHSFQNEILSELEKNGLRSKAFVLYDTEKFDPLFYWKVGKQLYYNYEDIPEEQIIHEVKLDNIEFKMLLNIREFIQNTIYNYGYYEEKETRFLSQQIQLGQTVFDLGANVGYYTLMFARRVGNSGIVHCFEPDRKNFRQLVDNIYLNQLSNVVANQVAVSNANGYMTLYSNSDENGGMKSIVQQFEHVYDREKVETICLDDYVKQNAIDKVDFIKVDIEGAEMLAFQGAEHLLSSSKAPDIMLEINPICLSRLGFSDIELQKLLIDYGYKIYLIEDNGTLKHLPSEIETRKSINVFATKKDY from the coding sequence GTGCAAAAAAAAATTTTGAATTTATTTACATGTTTGATGGACGATAAAGACCAAATATTGATTTGGGGAGCGGGAGAACATACTGTTGCTTTGTTAGGGTTTCTGAGAGAAAAAAATATTTCGCTCCATTCTATCCGAGGGATTGTTTCTTCTTATAAAGAATATGATCAAATAATGGGAATCCCAGTATACTCGCTTCAAGAGGCTCTTGATTGGATTGATCATATTAAATACATTGTTGTTTCCTCACACTCTTTTCAAAATGAAATTTTGTCGGAATTAGAGAAAAATGGATTACGCTCTAAGGCGTTCGTTTTGTATGATACGGAGAAGTTTGATCCATTGTTTTATTGGAAAGTAGGAAAACAGCTGTATTACAACTATGAAGATATTCCTGAGGAACAAATTATTCATGAGGTAAAGCTAGACAATATTGAATTTAAAATGTTGCTTAACATAAGGGAGTTTATCCAAAACACCATTTACAATTACGGGTATTATGAGGAAAAGGAAACTCGATTTTTATCACAACAAATTCAGCTTGGCCAGACGGTTTTTGACTTAGGTGCGAATGTCGGTTATTATACTTTAATGTTTGCCCGAAGAGTTGGAAATAGTGGGATAGTCCATTGTTTTGAGCCGGATCGCAAAAACTTTAGACAACTGGTGGATAATATCTATTTGAATCAATTGTCAAATGTGGTGGCTAATCAAGTCGCTGTTTCGAATGCTAATGGTTATATGACTTTGTATTCTAACTCTGATGAGAATGGAGGAATGAAATCAATTGTGCAGCAATTTGAACACGTTTATGACCGAGAAAAGGTAGAAACTATCTGCTTGGATGATTATGTTAAACAAAACGCGATTGATAAAGTAGATTTTATTAAAGTTGATATTGAAGGAGCAGAAATGCTTGCTTTTCAGGGAGCTGAACATCTCCTCTCATCTTCCAAAGCACCAGATATTATGTTAGAAATTAATCCTATTTGTTTATCAAGATTAGGATTTTCCGATATAGAGCTTCAGAAGTTGTTAATTGACTATGGATATAAAATATACTTGATAGAAGATAATGGCACGTTAAAGCATCTTCCATCGGAAATCGAAACGAGGAAGTCTATTAATGTCTTTGCGACAAAAAAAGATTATTGA
- a CDS encoding ATP-grasp domain-containing protein, protein MVKEVVRINVLVTSISKKVPLLSAVRRAMRKAGMTGALIGADRNGNCIGRYFIDEFWEMPSLDDLAVEEFISICRQKRIRFIIPTRDGELPFFSAYRQVFEENGIFVMVSERNAIEICLDKLRFYELLSAQGFPVIPTALSLEELNDGDYVVKERYGAGARNIGLCLTKEEANRHAKKLEAPVFQPFIAGTEISIDLYMTRMGRTKGAVARKRDYVVNGESQITTTIRNEKLEGMCTAVASYLGLYGHAVMQVIIDREGQFHLIECNPRFGGASTLSIEAGLDSFYWFFLESQGVNLNDYPFIRSTNEKKQIRYPADFVIDL, encoded by the coding sequence TTGGTGAAAGAGGTGGTTCGTATCAACGTCTTGGTGACAAGCATTTCGAAAAAAGTCCCATTGCTCAGTGCTGTCCGGCGGGCGATGCGAAAAGCAGGGATGACGGGGGCTCTCATTGGCGCTGATCGCAACGGGAATTGCATTGGACGCTATTTTATTGATGAATTTTGGGAGATGCCCTCGTTAGACGATCTAGCCGTTGAAGAATTCATTTCGATTTGCCGCCAAAAGCGCATCCGCTTCATTATACCGACAAGAGATGGCGAGCTTCCGTTCTTTTCTGCCTATCGTCAAGTATTCGAAGAGAACGGTATATTTGTCATGGTGTCTGAACGGAACGCGATTGAGATTTGTCTTGACAAGTTGCGGTTTTATGAACTGCTCTCTGCTCAAGGGTTTCCTGTCATTCCGACAGCACTTTCGTTGGAAGAGCTGAACGATGGTGATTATGTTGTGAAGGAGCGTTACGGAGCGGGGGCGAGAAACATAGGGCTTTGTTTAACGAAAGAGGAAGCAAATCGGCATGCCAAGAAGCTGGAGGCCCCTGTTTTTCAACCTTTTATCGCTGGGACAGAGATCAGCATTGATCTCTACATGACGCGGATGGGGCGAACGAAAGGAGCAGTAGCGCGAAAAAGGGATTACGTGGTCAATGGGGAGTCGCAAATCACTACAACGATCAGAAATGAAAAATTAGAGGGCATGTGTACCGCTGTCGCCTCCTATTTAGGGTTATACGGGCATGCAGTGATGCAGGTGATCATTGATCGTGAGGGGCAGTTTCATCTCATCGAGTGCAACCCCCGCTTCGGTGGGGCTTCGACGTTAAGCATCGAAGCTGGTTTGGATAGTTTTTATTGGTTTTTCCTTGAGTCCCAAGGGGTGAACTTGAACGATTATCCATTTATCCGTTCAACGAATGAAAAGAAACAAATTCGGTATCCCGCCGATTTCGTAATCGATTTGTAA
- the pseG gene encoding UDP-2,4-diacetamido-2,4,6-trideoxy-beta-L-altropyranose hydrolase → MNILFRVDSSFAIGTGHVMRCLALARMLKEVGCAVYFAMRVGPGDLCDEVESRGFPVFRLVYDGPVSQEVDAQWTIDVVRRFLQSVDWFIVDHYELDRRWEEKVKAYVSHVMVIDDLANRPHECDVLLDQNYYQHAQQRYNGLVPLGCRLLLGPQYMLLRPEFYEAKKFVSLRSGQVQRVLLFFGGSDPTNETEKALHAFKELDVLDVEVDVVVGKANLNRFRVEQFCREMGFRYHCQIDYLAKLMAKADFSLGAGGASMWERCFLGLPSAVTIVAENQRRSTEDAAAYGAVWNIGWHADVKSADYADIVYRAIASREQLKHMSRKALELVGSTKEYIVHPVVEALLEG, encoded by the coding sequence ATGAATATTTTATTCCGTGTTGACTCATCGTTTGCGATCGGCACCGGCCATGTGATGCGCTGTTTGGCATTGGCGAGGATGCTGAAAGAAGTCGGTTGTGCCGTTTATTTTGCGATGAGGGTAGGCCCAGGGGATTTGTGCGATGAGGTGGAAAGCAGAGGGTTTCCCGTGTTCCGTCTTGTTTATGATGGACCTGTGTCACAAGAAGTGGACGCACAATGGACGATTGATGTGGTTCGACGATTCCTTCAGTCGGTAGATTGGTTCATTGTCGACCATTATGAGCTTGATCGCCGCTGGGAAGAAAAAGTGAAAGCCTATGTCAGCCATGTGATGGTGATTGATGATTTAGCGAACCGTCCTCATGAATGCGATGTTTTGTTGGATCAAAACTATTACCAACATGCGCAGCAACGGTATAATGGACTTGTGCCGCTAGGCTGCCGTCTATTGTTAGGCCCTCAATATATGTTGTTGCGGCCGGAATTTTATGAGGCCAAAAAATTCGTAAGCCTTCGTAGTGGCCAAGTGCAACGGGTACTCCTGTTTTTTGGCGGCAGCGATCCGACGAATGAAACAGAGAAAGCGCTGCATGCTTTCAAGGAGTTGGATGTTCTTGATGTGGAAGTTGACGTTGTGGTAGGGAAAGCCAATTTGAATCGTTTTCGCGTGGAACAATTCTGTCGTGAAATGGGATTTCGTTACCATTGTCAAATTGATTACCTTGCCAAGCTGATGGCAAAGGCGGATTTTTCACTTGGGGCTGGTGGCGCGTCGATGTGGGAACGCTGTTTTCTCGGCCTGCCTTCCGCGGTGACGATCGTTGCGGAAAACCAAAGGCGATCGACGGAAGACGCCGCCGCGTACGGAGCCGTTTGGAATATAGGTTGGCATGCAGATGTAAAATCGGCTGATTATGCCGATATAGTATATAGAGCGATTGCTTCACGGGAACAACTGAAGCACATGAGCCGCAAAGCGCTCGAATTGGTAGGGAGTACAAAAGAATATATCGTACATCCGGTCGTGGAGGCGCTATTGGAGGGATGA
- a CDS encoding cytidylyltransferase domain-containing protein gives MKTLIIIQARMGSSRLPGKVLMPLGDTVVLDYVVSRCQQVKEMDDVIVATSTLPQDDAIESWCKQHHVPCFRGSEDDVLARYYECAKPYQPDYVIRVTADCPFVDYELADQIVGAMKAEPSDIVIVEGELPRGLVVEMVSFSALEYIYHHGKEPRHREHVTYYAYEFPSEFRRTYVQAPKAICQPQLRITLDTEEDYQLCAAIANHFRGDRFVRSSEVVQFLLAHPDVAKLNAHVQQKPVV, from the coding sequence TTGAAAACACTCATCATCATCCAAGCCCGCATGGGATCATCGCGGCTGCCGGGAAAAGTGCTCATGCCGCTTGGGGATACGGTTGTGTTGGACTATGTTGTTTCACGATGCCAACAAGTAAAGGAAATGGATGATGTGATTGTCGCCACGTCTACTCTGCCGCAGGATGATGCGATTGAGTCGTGGTGCAAACAGCATCACGTTCCGTGCTTTCGCGGATCGGAGGATGATGTGCTTGCGCGCTATTATGAATGTGCAAAACCTTATCAGCCTGACTATGTGATTCGTGTGACGGCGGATTGTCCGTTTGTTGATTATGAATTGGCAGACCAAATTGTGGGAGCTATGAAAGCAGAACCATCGGATATTGTCATCGTGGAGGGAGAGTTGCCGCGCGGCCTAGTGGTTGAAATGGTGTCGTTTTCGGCGCTCGAATACATATACCATCATGGCAAAGAACCGCGTCATCGCGAGCATGTGACATACTATGCCTATGAATTTCCAAGTGAATTCCGACGCACCTATGTTCAAGCGCCGAAAGCCATTTGCCAACCGCAGTTGCGCATCACATTGGATACCGAAGAAGACTATCAATTATGCGCGGCCATTGCGAACCATTTCAGAGGGGATCGATTCGTTCGTTCGAGCGAGGTCGTTCAGTTTTTACTGGCTCATCCCGATGTGGCCAAACTCAACGCCCACGTTCAGCAAAAACCGGTGGTGTAA
- the pseI gene encoding pseudaminic acid synthase has product MIKDIQIGHRLIGPNHKPFIIAEMSGNHNQSLERALAIVEAAARAGVDAVKLQTYTADTMTLDMDEGDFFIDDPDNLWQGNSLYKLYQEAYTPWEWHEPIFQRCKELGLIAFSTPFDETAVEFLEELNVPAYKIASFENTDLPLIRKVAETGKPLIISTGMATAAELDETVRAARESGCHDLILLKCTSTYPATPENSHLATIPHMRELFQCQVGLSDHTMGIGVSVAAVALGATVIEKHFTLSRAEGGVDAAFSMEPHEMAALVIETERAWQSIGGVQYGPTKAEKASLKHRRSLYIVRDMKAGETLTKENVRAIRPGNGLPPKYFDQLLGKTVKRDVKKGTPVTWDLLL; this is encoded by the coding sequence TTGATCAAAGACATTCAAATTGGCCATCGTCTTATTGGGCCGAATCATAAACCGTTTATTATTGCGGAAATGTCCGGTAACCATAATCAATCGTTGGAGAGAGCGTTAGCCATCGTGGAAGCAGCAGCGCGGGCAGGCGTCGATGCGGTGAAATTGCAGACGTATACGGCGGATACAATGACGCTCGATATGGACGAGGGAGATTTTTTTATTGATGACCCCGATAACCTTTGGCAGGGGAATTCGCTTTATAAGCTCTATCAGGAAGCTTACACGCCTTGGGAATGGCATGAGCCGATTTTTCAGCGCTGTAAAGAATTAGGGCTTATTGCGTTCAGCACCCCTTTTGATGAAACGGCCGTTGAGTTTTTAGAGGAACTAAATGTTCCAGCCTATAAAATCGCCTCGTTTGAAAACACGGATTTGCCTTTAATCCGCAAGGTTGCCGAGACGGGGAAACCATTGATCATTTCAACAGGAATGGCAACAGCGGCGGAGTTGGACGAAACGGTCAGAGCAGCAAGGGAATCGGGATGCCACGACCTGATTTTATTAAAATGTACAAGCACATATCCCGCGACGCCAGAGAACTCACATTTGGCCACTATTCCGCATATGAGAGAGCTGTTTCAATGTCAAGTAGGGTTGTCCGACCATACGATGGGCATTGGGGTCAGTGTCGCCGCTGTTGCGCTCGGAGCCACTGTCATTGAAAAACATTTTACCCTTTCGCGCGCAGAAGGAGGAGTGGATGCAGCATTTTCAATGGAACCGCATGAAATGGCCGCATTAGTGATCGAAACGGAACGGGCATGGCAAAGCATCGGTGGAGTTCAATATGGCCCTACGAAAGCGGAGAAAGCATCATTGAAACATCGGCGATCGTTATACATTGTGCGAGATATGAAGGCAGGCGAGACGTTGACGAAGGAAAACGTCCGCGCGATTCGTCCTGGCAATGGATTGCCGCCGAAATATTTCGACCAGCTGCTTGGAAAAACAGTGAAACGTGACGTAAAAAAAGGAACGCCGGTGACATGGGATTTATTATTGTAA